The following are encoded together in the Streptomyces asoensis genome:
- the secY gene encoding preprotein translocase subunit SecY: MLTAFARAFRTPDLRKKLLFTLAIIVIYRVGTHIPIPGVDYTSVQRCVDEASGNQGLFGLVNMFSGGALLQITIFALGIMPYITASIILQLLTVVIPRLEALKKEGQAGTAKITQYTRYLTVALAILQGTGLVATARSGALFSGCSVASSIVPDQAIFTTITMVICMTAGTAMVMWLGELITDRGIGNGMSILMFISIAATFPSALWAIKKQGTLAGGWIEFGTVILVGLVMVGLVVFVEQAQRRIPVQYAKRMIGRRSYGGTSTYIPLKVNQAGVIPVIFASSLLYIPALVAQFSSGTSGWKTWIETNLTKGDHPIYISMYFLLIVFFAFFYVAISFNPEEVADNMKKYGGFIPGIRAGRPTAEYLSYVLNRITWPGSLYLGLIALVPTMALVGFGASQNFPFGGTSILIIVGVGLETVKQIESQLQQRNYEGFLR; this comes from the coding sequence GTGCTCACCGCGTTCGCCCGGGCGTTCAGGACGCCCGACCTGCGCAAGAAGCTGCTCTTCACGCTCGCCATCATCGTCATCTACCGGGTCGGCACGCACATCCCGATCCCCGGTGTCGACTACACGTCCGTTCAGCGGTGTGTGGACGAGGCGTCCGGCAACCAGGGCCTCTTCGGTCTGGTGAACATGTTCAGCGGCGGCGCGCTGCTGCAGATCACCATCTTCGCGCTGGGCATCATGCCGTACATCACGGCGAGCATCATCCTTCAGCTGCTGACCGTGGTCATCCCGCGTCTCGAAGCCCTCAAGAAGGAGGGCCAGGCCGGCACCGCGAAGATCACGCAGTACACCCGGTACCTCACGGTGGCGCTCGCCATCCTCCAGGGCACCGGCCTGGTGGCCACCGCCCGCAGCGGCGCCCTGTTCTCCGGCTGCTCGGTCGCGTCGAGCATCGTCCCGGACCAGGCCATCTTCACGACCATCACCATGGTCATCTGCATGACCGCCGGTACGGCCATGGTCATGTGGCTCGGTGAGCTCATCACCGACCGCGGTATCGGCAACGGCATGTCGATCCTGATGTTCATCTCGATCGCCGCGACCTTCCCCTCGGCCCTGTGGGCCATCAAGAAGCAGGGCACGCTCGCGGGCGGCTGGATCGAGTTCGGCACCGTCATCCTCGTCGGCCTCGTCATGGTCGGCCTCGTGGTCTTCGTCGAGCAGGCCCAGCGCCGTATCCCCGTGCAGTACGCGAAGCGCATGATCGGCCGCCGGTCCTACGGCGGTACCTCGACGTACATCCCGCTGAAGGTGAACCAGGCCGGTGTGATCCCGGTCATCTTCGCCTCGTCGCTGCTCTACATCCCGGCTCTCGTCGCCCAGTTCTCCAGCGGGACCTCCGGCTGGAAGACCTGGATCGAGACGAACCTGACCAAGGGTGACCACCCGATCTACATCAGCATGTACTTCCTGCTGATCGTTTTCTTCGCGTTCTTCTACGTGGCTATCTCCTTCAACCCCGAGGAAGTAGCCGACAACATGAAGAAGTATGGTGGCTTCATCCCGGGCATCCGGGCTGGCCGACCGACCGCTGAGTACCTCTCGTACGTGCTCAACCGGATCACCTGGCCGGGTTCGCTGTATCTGGGTCTGATCGCTCTTGTACCGACGATGGCGTTGGTTGGCTTCGGGGCAAGCCAGAACTTCCCGTTCGGTGGTACCAGCATCCTGATCATCGTGGGTGTCGGTCTCGAGACGGTGAAGCAAATCGAGAGCCAGCTCCAGCAGCGCAATTACGAAGGGTTCCTCCGCTGA
- a CDS encoding adenylate kinase — protein MRIVLVGPPGAGKGTQATRLAEKLRVPHISTGDLFRANISQQTELGKLAKSYMDAGNLVPDEVTIAMAKDRMEQPDAERGFLLDGFPRNVSQAEALDELLTTEGIKLDAVLDLEAPEEEVVKRIAGRRICRNDSSHVFHVTYKKAAVEGVCDVCGGELYQRDDDSEDTVRTRLEVYHTQTEPIIDYYKAQGLVVTIEAMGPVEEVTARALAALKREGDDQ, from the coding sequence ATGCGTATCGTCCTCGTCGGGCCGCCGGGCGCCGGAAAGGGAACGCAGGCCACACGGCTGGCCGAGAAGCTGCGCGTTCCGCACATCTCCACGGGCGACCTGTTCCGCGCCAACATCAGCCAGCAGACGGAACTCGGGAAGCTCGCGAAGTCCTACATGGACGCCGGCAACCTCGTCCCCGACGAGGTCACCATCGCCATGGCCAAGGACCGCATGGAGCAGCCGGACGCCGAGCGCGGCTTCCTGCTGGACGGTTTCCCGCGCAACGTCTCGCAGGCCGAGGCGCTCGACGAGCTCCTCACCACCGAGGGCATCAAGCTGGACGCGGTACTGGACCTGGAGGCCCCGGAGGAGGAGGTCGTCAAGCGGATCGCCGGCCGGCGCATCTGCCGCAACGACTCCTCGCACGTCTTCCACGTGACGTACAAGAAGGCCGCGGTCGAGGGCGTCTGCGACGTCTGCGGCGGCGAGCTGTACCAGCGTGACGACGACTCCGAGGACACCGTCCGCACGCGGCTCGAGGTCTACCACACGCAGACCGAGCCGATCATCGACTACTACAAGGCCCAGGGCCTGGTCGTGACCATCGAGGCCATGGGCCCGGTGGAAGAGGTCACCGCACGCGCGCTGGCCGCCCTGAAGCGCGAGGGCGACGACCAGTAG